One window from the genome of Crassostrea angulata isolate pt1a10 chromosome 2, ASM2561291v2, whole genome shotgun sequence encodes:
- the LOC128174653 gene encoding uncharacterized protein LOC128174653: protein MDRVQSRNENYMNEEEYTLNLENDEDDECILNLEEDEDTLHQEKEDVMIQECNEVQSDSSSDVPHTSEVDTLTLKRFQQPYVDRHQSIERETEISYSKGLVPEEVGYSAVAENILNEENLGLLIKDPNNPGKFDSVFVDKIRERQAIILAESSKKTAMTLLNSVLGCVFKDEELASSSGLGLRKSGDDKKPPLNK, encoded by the exons ATGGACCGAGTTCAGTCTCGGAACGAAAACTATATGAATGAAGAAGAATATACCCTGAACCTAGAAAATGATGAAGACGATGAATGTATCCTGAACCTAGAAGAGGATGAAGATACTCTGCACCAAGAAAAAGAAGACGTGATGATTCAAGAGTGTAATGAAGTACAATCAGATAGTTCATCAGATGTTCCTCATACTAGTGAAGTAGACACTCTTACTTTAAAGAGATTTCAACAGCCTTATGTGGACAGGCACCAATCGATAGAAAGAGAAACTGAAATAAGTTACAGTAAAGGACTTGTACCTGAAGAAGTTGGCTACTCCGCCGTAGCCGAAAACATTCTCAATGAA GAAAACCTTGGATTGCTGATCAAGGATCCAAACAATCCAGGAAAGTTCGACTCTGTCTTTGTGGACAAGATTAGAGAAAGACAAGCGATCATTCTAGCCGAGTCGTCTAAGAAAACTGCAATGACCTTGCTGAACTCAGTTCTCGGTTGTGTCTTCAAAGATGAAGAACTTGCAAGCTCATCTGGGCTGGGACTAAGGAAAAGTGGAGATGACAAAAAGCCAccactaaataaataa
- the LOC128172819 gene encoding uncharacterized protein LOC128172819 — protein MANSQFCLKLAILLLASITIFVQKLLNNVLLHNFFSREGDCHQRRMLKFYIRYGLDKDGFQVKYISDFEDSDSDPFDLNESSLVEESYSDSLSSVDEILESKEKKNPKTVKWSKEDTADLKSHFRKYIFTQKDNNTGNLPCKEEIEDFLKTNNISSLDGLHMKTTISKARTKIFNERKTARLRTSKKLAELELVAI, from the exons ATGGCAAATTCACAATTTTGTCTGAAATTAGCAATTCTTCTTTTAGCCAGCATCACaatatttgttcaaaaattaCTTAATAATGTTcttctacataattttttttctagagaAGGTGACTGTCACCAGAGGAGGAtgctaaaattttatattcGGTATGGTCTAGATAAAGACGGATTTCAAGTTAAATACATTTCTGATTTCGAAG ATAGTGACTCGGATCCATTTGACTTAAATGAGTCATCTTTGGTGGAAGAATCATATAGCGATAGTCTCTCCTCTGTAG ATGAAATTCTAGAGtcaaaagagaagaaaaacCCAAAGACTG TGAAGTGGTCAAAGGAAGACACAGCAGATTTGAAATCTCATTTTAGAAAGTACATATTTACTCAGAAAGACAATAACACAGGGAATCTACCAT GTAAGGAAGAAATTGAGGACTTCCTGAAGACAAATAATATATCATCATTAGATGGTCTTCATATGAAGACAACAATTTCCAAAGCCAGaacaaagatttttaatgagAGAAAAACGGCGAGGCTAAGAACTTCCAAAAAACTTGCAGAGTTGGAGTTGGTGGCTATATGA